The Lactuca sativa cultivar Salinas chromosome 2, Lsat_Salinas_v11, whole genome shotgun sequence genome includes the window AAAATCAGACCAAAACGAAGAGATTGCTGAATTGGGGCACAAAAAGGGCATTTACTTGTGTTGATCAATAAATAATTTGAAGAAAAATGGAGATGGAGATTTCTCTGTTGAGTGTTAAGATTCCGCATCTGCAGATATTTAGTAAGAAGAAATGGAAAAAGGATCAATTTGGTTAATCTTCGAACCCGGTTTTCTCCCAAATTGCGTTTCGTACCCTGCTCAGATCTCTTCCTTTCAGAGTCCTCCCGATTCCTTCGTGAACGGAAAATGACGCCATTCTAGTCCTCGCCAGAAACTCATGCGGCGGAATCCGATCTCCAGAGCAGTTATCATCATCATCGAAATCATCGTCGTCACTGTCTCTCCTCCGATTCTCCATGTAATCCTGTTTGAGTATCTTAGACCAGTCCGGAACATTGACCGGCATCGACGATGCCGTTCCTCCAAGCTCTCCTCGCTTCACCGCCACCGACGAAGACCTTTTCGTGATCCGAGAACCGGGCACCGTCTTACGCAACTCCGGAGACACGGAAACATTCCAGACATCCGATTCGTCGAGCTCAAACAACGAATCCGATCCGACGGCACTGTTCCTTTCGTCGGAGATGAACCGGTAGCTTGGTCTAGCTCTAGCATAGTAACTCTTGGATGCCGCCATTACAATGGATTGAAAAATGAAAGTAGTTTACTCTCTGAACAAAATTCGAATATGTCTCAAAACTTTTTCTGAATCAATGTATTTTGCTATCGTTGATGAATGATGAAGATGAACCAAATGATCGTTTTAGTCTGCTTTTATAAAGGCTTCCCAATGGATaagctttctttctctctcttaaaCCTAATAGGCTAATATAATATCGTCCAAAATGAAGACCATATTCGTATTTTGGTAActatatttttgtaatttataattattttattttattctggTAAATCCATTATCCAATTCTAATTTTGTGGTGTAATGTGATTGGTTAGATTGACGGGGCCGCAATAATTAGTTACCTTAACTTTATCCAATTTGACCGTAGGACACGTGTCGTACTCGCTAACAGATTTTGAATGTTGGGCGTAAGGGGTAAAATAGGAATTacagttttgaatttatttgtcGCGACTCGAGGCTGCGTGGGGGGATTGATCATCTGGTATGCTGCTTCTCCGATACATGGAAATGTGTGGTCCCCGGTTTTTGGATAAACAAGATGAAGACGCGTGTCCGCTTGCTTATTGTGCCATCTGGATGCGTAAGTTAGTGAAAAAGGCACGTGAAGGGAGACCCATTGGGTCCGTCGACCGTCGAGGGTTCACTTGTGACAACTGGCTTTTCTTGTAGCTCTCTCTCAAATGCGCCACAACACCAATCTTTATCGTAgtctattttattattattattataataataataattatattatttgctTTTAACAAACCATATATTCACAAATTAGTTGTGATATACTTTTTGATTCTATACACATAAATGAGCCCTttacgtttatatatatatatatatatatatatatatatatatatatatatatatatatatatatatatatatatatatatatatatatatatatatatatagagagagagagagagagagagagagagattatatgATTGTAAATGTGATTACTAGATATATATTTGTTTAAACATATAACAGAAACTTAAAATATTAGAAGCATCTAATCGATTTGGGTTTTTTAATCAAATATTCCTTTCTTAAGACTCAAAACGCGAGACTTGAGGGCTAATTTGTCAATGGATCTTCAATAACAACTCAATCAAAACTATATAAACGTGAAATTATAAATCATTGAAATTCATTTATAAAAAGGAGATATGGAAAGGAGGTTTATTGTTTATAGAAGGCAAGATGTTGCACATAATATTTATGAATGTTGAAGAAAACATGTCTAATAAAGAATCAAGACCAAAAGAACCAAATTTGAGAAAGAAAAGAATCAAACAATGGGCAACCTGTGTACGTGTAAAATTTGGATATCAAAGTATGTTTGAGATCGTGTTAACTCGTATCTGCCAAAACGTCATGGATAGTTGAGTCGACTATTTGTTATGTCCGTTTGTATTTGGATCTCTCAATCTCTCATATGACATGCCTATTAAAGATGATTAATGACACACGAGTTAACTACATGAACTGAAATCGAATATGATAAAGATAATCATATGTTTGTGCAATGTCTCGTGAGCAAACACGCAGAGAGTTGTGCACATACAAAATCATTTGGTTACAATGCAATCATATCGTCCTTAACTTACAACATTATATTCCTTAAACAACATTATTGAGAAATACCTGCTTTATATAGGATATGGTTAATTTAACTCACCACACCCCTATTGGTCATCCATATATGTATTGGTTGGATAAAATCCAAATATATTTCATACCATATGTCACCCTTTCCCATACTCTACTGTTTAAGGTCCTACTAAATATGAATGCTTATTGAAACCAATAACATTGCAAAAAGGAGGTGACACACTAGCATTCCCCTATCTACT containing:
- the LOC111899881 gene encoding uncharacterized protein LOC111899881 — translated: MAASKSYYARARPSYRFISDERNSAVGSDSLFELDESDVWNVSVSPELRKTVPGSRITKRSSSVAVKRGELGGTASSMPVNVPDWSKILKQDYMENRRRDSDDDDFDDDDNCSGDRIPPHEFLARTRMASFSVHEGIGRTLKGRDLSRVRNAIWEKTGFED